One window from the genome of Podospora pseudocomata strain CBS 415.72m chromosome 6, whole genome shotgun sequence encodes:
- a CDS encoding hypothetical protein (COG:J; EggNog:ENOG503NXMQ), translated as MWGQLNITHIVVVACLVAGGVVDLLTNGTTTSEDLAKTYLARIAKINPSTRSFLEVSPFALEDARKRDNERRGTGVRSKMHGVPILVKEPVSIDGLNSSAGSYCLLGSRTRNEASVVARLRAAGATYLNGAAHVRSARRPLTAGVLSGGQTCGVYYREQDPCGSSSGSGVAVALGLAAGAVEVETMGSITCPAMRDNLVSIKTTSGLVPRDNVIVTRFRGPVGPMTRTVRDAAIMLNFVAGPTSEDPDTLRIPFSISLKLGGLVNSRLAVPRNNGDDPSVAKMDLVPVMEQFDGDLNVVRGLGARIIDDANYSSYEEINAADAPQGRVGPAEYRFDIERCFRSLAVHPYGIRTVEDLINCTKTLPKEEYPARDVAYWEQVVKSADFGSPEMTKEIERMRDLGGTRGIDAVIDTHKADAIVFPSVCSSDVPSLVGYPVVCVPLGFIPEGTEAERNTKRGFGGASAWHTLFTEKLIELAYAFEQHTQIGRQRKPVVLPVADTCDILQERRVVWRVWGKLREWFVI; from the exons ATGTGGGGGCAGCTCAATATCACTCACATAGTTGTCGTTGCCTGTCTTGTAGCGGGGGGTGTCGTG GACCTTTTGACCAACGGGACGACCACGTCAGAAGACCTCGCCAAGACTTACCTCGCCCGGATTGCTAAAATCAACCCGTCGACTCGCTCGTTCTTGGAAGTCAGTCCCTTCGCTCTAGAAGATGCACGCAAGCGGGACAACGAAAGGCGAGGGACGGGGGTGAGGTCAAAGATGCATGGGGTTCCGATTTTGGTCAAGGAGCCGGTTAGTATTGATGGGTTGAACAGCTCTGCAGGGTCGTACTGCCTGCTTGGCTCTCGGACACGAAATGAGGCTTCTGTCGTTGCTCGTTTgcgagctgctggtgct ACTTACCTGAATGGGGCAGCTCACGTTCGTTCGGCCAGACGGCCTCTAACGGCTGGAGTGCTGTCGGGGGGGCAGACTTGCGGTGTTTACTATCGCGAACAGGATCCTTGCGGAAGTAGTagtgggagtggtgttgctgttgcgctTGGGTTGGCGgctggggcggtggaggttgag ACAATGGGGAGCATCACCTGCCCGGCTATGCGGGACAATCTTGTGAGCATCAAGACGACTTCGGGGCTTGTTCCTCGGGACAATGTGATTGTCACAAGATTCCGCGGCCCTGTCGGCCCCATGACCCGGACTGTTCGGGATGCTGCGATTATGCTTAATTTCGTGGCTGGACCGACTTCAGAAGACCCCGACACTTTACGGATTCCGTTTTCGATT TCGCTGAAGCTTGGTGGGTTGGTCAACAGCCGTCTTGCTGTTCCGCGCAACAATGGGGATGACCCGTCCGTGGCGAAGATGGATCTCGTTCCGGTGATGGAGCAGTTTGATGGGGATTTGAATGTTGTGAGAGGACTTGGGGCGAGGATTATTGATGATGCGAATTACTCCTCTTATGAGGAAATCAACGCTGCTGATGCGCCACAGGGCCGGGTCGGGCCGGCGGAGTATCGGTTTGATATCGAGAGGTGCTTTCGGAGTCTGGCGGTTCACCCGTATGGTATTCGGACTGTAGAGGATCTCATCAACTGCACCAAGACTCTCCCCAAAGAAGAATACCCCGCTCGCGACGTTGCTTACTGGGAGCAGGTGGTCAAGTCTGCTGACTTCGGGTCGCCCGAGATGACCAAAGAAATCGAGAGAATGAGAGACCTCGGCGGGACAAGGGGGATTGATGCTGTCATTGACACCCACAAGGCCGACGCGATTGTATTCCCATCAGTATGCTCCTCGGATGTTCCTAGCCTTGTTGGGTACCCGGTTGTTTGTGTGCCGCTGGGGTTTATACCCGAGGGGAcagaggcggagaggaaTACAAAAAGGGGATTTGGTGGAGCAAGCGCCTGGCATACC CTGTTCACCGAGAAGTTGATTGAGCTGGCGTATGCTTTCGAGCAACATACTCAGATTGGGAGGCAAAGGAAGCCGGTGGTGCTGCCCGTTGCTGATACTTGTGATATTTTGCAAGagaggagggttgtgtggagggtttggggtAAACTACGGGAATGGTTTGTGATATGA
- the ALD5 gene encoding aldehyde dehydrogenase (NAD(P)(+)) ald5 (COG:E; EggNog:ENOG503NW4N): protein MANVFTELKTPTTGTYKQPTGLFINNEFVEGVEKKTFEVINPATEEVICSVHEATEADVDIAVKAARDAFEGSWRQVTPQQRGNLLLKLADLIEKNLELLASVESLDNGKSITMARGDVGAVVGCIRYYGGWADKIEGKTIDIAPDMFHYTRLEPIGVCGQIIPWNFPLLMLGWKIGPALATGNTVVLKTAEQTPLSGLVFAQFVKEAGFPPGVLNIISGFGKTAGAAISSHMDIDKVAFTGSTVVGRTIMKAAASSNLKKVTLELGGKSPNIVFNDADIEQTISWVNFGIYFNHGQCCCAGSRIYVQSGIYDKFVAAFKKRAEANKVGDPFHPETFQGPQVSQLQYDRIMEYIESGKSEGATVETGGARHGDKGYFIQPTIFTNVSPKMKIMQEEIFGPVCAIAKFDTEEEVLQMAHDTIYGLASAVHTKDLNTAIRVANSLRAGTVWVNCYNLLSHQLPFGGYAQSGIGRELGEEALANYTQHKSVAIRLGGALFG, encoded by the exons ATGGCCAACGTCTTCACCGAGCTCAAGACCCCTACCACGGGCACCTACAAGCAGCCCACCGGACT cttcatcaacaacgagTTCGTCGAGGGTGTCGAGAAGAAGACCTTTGAGgtcatcaaccccgccaccgAGGAGGTCATCTGCTCCGTCCACGAAGCCACCGAGGCCGACGTCGACATTGCCGTCAAGGCTGCTCGCGATGCCTTCGAGGGCTCGTGGCGCCAGGTTACCCCTCAGCAGCGTGGAAACTTGCTGCTTAAGCTTGCCGACCTGATTGAGAAGaaccttgagctccttgctTCCGTCGAGTCTCTTGACAATGGCAAGTCCATCACCATGGCTCGTGGAGATGTTGGCGCCGTTGTTGGTTGCATTCGGTACTATGGCGGCTGGGCCGACAAGATTGAGGGCAAGACGATTGATATTGCGCCAGACATGTTCCACTACACCAGACTCGAGCCG ATTGGCGTCTGCGGCCAGATCATCCCATGGAACTTCCCACTTCTGATGCTCGGCTGGAAGATTGGACCTGCTCTGGCTACTGGTAACACTGTTGTTCTCAAGACCGCTGAGCAAACGCCTTTGTCCGGTCTCGTCTTTGCTCAGTTCGTCAAGGAGGCTGGTTTCCCTCCCGGtgttctcaacatcatctctgGCTTCGGCAAGACTGCCGGCGCTGCCATCTCTTCCCACATGGACATCGACAAGGTCGCCTTTACTGGCTCCACTGTCGTTGGCCGCACCATCATGAAGGCCGCTGCGTCTTCTAACCTCAAGAAGGTTACCCTCGAGTTGGGCGGCAAGTCTCCCAATATCGTCTTCAACGATGCCGATATCGAGCAGACCATCAGCTGGGTCAACTTTGGTATCTACTTCAACCACGGCCAGTGCTGCTGCGCCGGATCTCGTATCTACGTGCAGTCCGGCATCTACGACAAGTTCGTTGCTGCTTTCAAGAAGCGCGCTGAGGCGAACAAGGTCGGCGACCCATTCCACCCCGAGACCTTCCAAGGCCCCCAGGTGTCTCAGCTCCAATACGATCGTATCATGGAGTACATTGAGTCCGGCAAGAGCGAGGGCGCTACAGTCGAGACTGGTGGAGCCCGTCACGGTGACAAGGGCTACTTCATCCagcccaccatcttcaccaacgtCAGCCCCAAGATGAAGATCATGCAGGAAGAGATCTTCGGCCCCGTCTGCGCTATCGCCAAGTTCgacaccgaggaggaggtcctCCAGATGGCCCACGACACCATTTATGGTCTTGCCTCTGCTGTCCACACCAAGGATCTCAACACCGCGATCAGGGTCGCCAACTCCCTCCGTGCCGGTACCGTCTGGGTCAACTGCTACAACCTGCTTTCGCACCAGCTGCCATTCGGTGGTTATGCTCAGAGTGGTATCGGGCGCgagttgggtgaggaggCTTTGGCCAACTACACGCAACACAAGTCTGTCGCCATCAGATTGGGCGGTGCGTTGTTTGGTTAA
- a CDS encoding hypothetical protein (COG:G; EggNog:ENOG503Q4CM): MSTASPDHVSVDNPNSSRKMDESIIPARDPEKVDLSEETTDEEASAPPLQQRWNQSATNIFRFLGTIYAFILMGMTDGAVGALLPYIETYYSISYTAVSLVFLSPFIGYTLAALSNSLVHHHFGQVGIAVLGPVCRLIGIIPLVFHPPYPVLPVVLAFTGYGNGIEDSAWNAWIGNMHNANELLGLLHGAYGLGATIGPLIATAMVTKGGLEWYTFYYVMIGLDGVGLVFLTAAFWRATAKLYRAQFLDTTGGKRTTTRTVLKEPITWILAMFLLGYVGAEVSLGGWITTFMLRVRNAEPFLAGLTVTFFWLGLTVGRVVLGFVTGRIGEKLAITIYLVLSIVMQVLYWTVPNFAASATFATFLGFFLGPLFPAAIVAATKLLPSDYHVSAIGFAAAFGGGGAALFPFAVGAIAQSKGVEVLQPICLAILIFILLMWWFLPGGLKPGGLEKAREEGEKVGDGMRKVIKKVTRKRN; the protein is encoded by the coding sequence ATGTCGACCGCCAGTCCAGACCACGTCAGTGTCGACAATCCCAATAGTTCCAGGAAGATGGATGAGTCCATCATCCCAGCACGCGATCCTGAAAAGGTCGACTTGTCGGAAGAGACCACGGATGAGGAAGCCTCggctcctcccctccaacaacgaTGGAACCAATCCGCCACAAACATCTTCCGCTTTCTCGGCACCATATACGCCTTCATCCTCATGGGTATGACTGACGGCGCTGTCGGTGCCCTTCTTCCCTACATCGAAACATACTATTCCATCTCCTACACCGCCGTCTCCCTTGTCTTCCTGTCTCCCTTCATAGGGTACACCCTTGCAGCACTCAGCAATTCACtggtccaccaccacttcgGGCAAGTTGGTATCGCCGTCCTCGGTCCCGTTTGTCGTCTCATTGGTATCATTCCGCTTGTCTTCCACCCGCCCTATCCCGTTCTGCCAGTCGTCCTAGCTTTCACCGGCTACGGTAATGGCATCGAAGACAGTGCTTGGAACGCCTGGATAGGCAATATGCACAACGCCAATGAGCTTCTCGGTCTTCTTCACGGCGCTTACGGTCTAGGCGCCACCATCGGACCCTTGATTGCGACAGCGATGGTGACCAAGGGAGGATTGGAGTGGTACACGTTTTACTATGTGATGATTGGTCTGGATGGTGTCGGTCTCGTATTTCTAACGGCGGCATTCTGGAGGGCGACGGCCAAGCTATACAGAGCTCAGTTTTTAGATACCACTGGTGGAAAGAGAACCACGACTCGAACAGTGCTCAAAGAACCCATTACTTGGATCCTCGCCATGTTCCTGCTTGGGTATGTAGGCGCTGAGGTGTCGCTGGGAGGGTGGATCACGACGTTTATGTTGCGAGTCCGCAATGCTGAACCTTTTCTGGCTGGTCTGACTGTTACTTTCTTCTGGCTTGGATTGACAGTGGgacgggtggtgttgggttttGTCACAGGGAGGATAGGAGAAAAGCTTGCCATCACCATCTATCTGGTGCTCTCGATTGTGATGCAAGTCCTCTACTGGACTGTACCCAACTTCGCGGCATCGGCAACCTTTGCGACGTTCTTGGGTTTCTTCTTGGGTCCGTTATTTCCGGCGGCGATTGTGGCGGCGACAAAGTTGCTGCCGAGCGATTATCATGTTTCAGCGATTGGATTTGCTGCAGCATTCGGCGGAGGGGGCGCGGCACTGTTCCCGTTTGCGGTGGGGGCCATCGCTCAGAGTAAGGGGGTGGAAGTGTTGCAGCCGATCTGTCTGGCGATTCTCATTTTcatcttgttgatgtggtggttcTTGCCTGGTGGGCTGAAACCAGGCgggctggagaaggcgagggaggagggcgagaaggtcggagatgggatgagaaaggtcatcaagaaggtgACGAGGAAACGGAATTAG